One window of the Flavobacteriaceae bacterium YJPT1-3 genome contains the following:
- a CDS encoding deoxyhypusine synthase family protein, translating into MSTNKPITQFIEKYFLHFNAAALVDAAKGYEDQLNQGAKMLVSLAGAMSTAELGKIFAEMIRQDKVHIISCTGANLEEDIMNLVAHSHYKRVPNYRDLTPQEEWDLLEKGLNRVTDTCIPEEEAFRRLQQHIYKIWKEADEKGERYLPHEYMYKMLLSGVLEEHYEIDLKDSWMYAAAEKNLPIICPGWEDSTMGNIFASYVLKGDLKASTMKSGIEYMTFLADWYTDNSEHGIGFFQIGGGIAGDFPICVVPMLYQDMERTDTPFWSYFCQISDSTTSYGSYSGAVPNEKITWGKLDIDTPKFIIESDATIVAPLIFAYLLQM; encoded by the coding sequence ATGAGTACTAACAAGCCGATCACCCAATTCATAGAAAAATACTTTTTACACTTTAATGCCGCAGCCCTGGTGGATGCAGCTAAGGGATACGAAGATCAACTCAATCAAGGGGCTAAAATGCTGGTTTCACTGGCCGGTGCCATGAGTACAGCCGAACTGGGTAAAATATTCGCGGAGATGATTCGTCAGGATAAAGTGCACATCATCAGTTGTACCGGAGCCAACCTGGAAGAGGACATCATGAATCTGGTAGCGCACTCCCATTACAAACGTGTGCCTAACTACCGGGATCTGACCCCTCAGGAGGAGTGGGATCTTTTGGAAAAAGGCTTGAACCGAGTGACCGATACCTGCATCCCGGAAGAGGAGGCCTTCAGAAGACTACAGCAGCACATCTATAAAATCTGGAAAGAGGCCGATGAAAAAGGCGAGCGCTATCTCCCCCACGAGTACATGTACAAGATGCTCTTGAGCGGCGTTTTGGAGGAGCACTACGAAATCGATCTTAAAGACAGCTGGATGTATGCGGCGGCAGAAAAGAATTTACCCATCATCTGCCCGGGCTGGGAAGATAGCACTATGGGGAACATTTTTGCGTCCTACGTGTTAAAAGGCGATTTAAAAGCCAGCACCATGAAATCGGGTATTGAATACATGACGTTCCTCGCTGATTGGTACACAGATAACTCAGAACACGGAATCGGATTCTTTCAGATTGGTGGAGGAATTGCCGGCGATTTCCCCATCTGCGTAGTGCCTATGCTCTATCAGGATATGGAACGCACAGACACCCCATTCTGGAGCTATTTTTGTCAAATTTCAGATTCCACCACCAGCTACGGAAGTTACTCTGGTGCAGTGCCTAACGAAAAGATCACCTGGGGTAAATTGGATATCGATACCCCGAAATTTATAATTGAAAGCGACGCCACTATTGTGGCACCATTAATTTTTGCATATTTACTGCAGATGTAA
- the speB gene encoding agmatinase, which translates to MTTTKNYAGIPDAFAKAETSKVILIPVPYDGTSTWQKGADKGPAAFLEASENMELYDIETATEVYQQGIYLADAITENSSPEAMVDAVHEVVKEYIKKNKFVTLFGGEHSISIGSIRAFNECFDDLTVLQIDAHADLRKEYEGSSCNHACAVYEASQQANLVQVGIRSMDSVEKDVNNEDNIFFAHEMAKDEYWPDTAIEQMTENVFITIDLDGLDPSICPATGTPEPGGLFWYETLDFLKRVFEEKNVVGFDIVELCPLPEDKSSNFLAAKLYYKMLSYKFMGTDIDEEYDNTFDSSGSGKTNSKFEDDDEY; encoded by the coding sequence ATGACAACCACTAAAAACTATGCGGGTATTCCGGATGCTTTCGCGAAAGCGGAAACCTCAAAAGTCATTTTGATCCCGGTACCTTATGATGGAACGAGCACCTGGCAAAAGGGTGCAGATAAAGGGCCTGCAGCCTTCCTCGAAGCTTCGGAGAACATGGAGCTCTACGATATTGAAACCGCTACCGAGGTGTATCAGCAGGGTATCTATCTGGCCGATGCCATTACTGAAAACAGCTCTCCCGAGGCCATGGTTGACGCCGTGCATGAAGTGGTTAAAGAATACATCAAGAAGAACAAATTCGTCACCTTATTTGGAGGGGAGCATTCGATCTCTATAGGGAGTATTCGTGCCTTTAATGAATGTTTCGATGACCTAACCGTCCTGCAAATTGATGCCCATGCTGATTTACGCAAGGAGTACGAAGGCAGTAGTTGCAATCATGCCTGTGCGGTTTATGAAGCCAGCCAGCAGGCCAATCTGGTGCAGGTGGGCATTCGCAGTATGGATAGCGTGGAAAAGGACGTCAATAATGAAGATAATATCTTCTTTGCTCACGAAATGGCTAAAGACGAATACTGGCCGGATACTGCGATCGAGCAGATGACCGAAAATGTATTTATTACCATAGATCTGGACGGATTAGACCCCTCCATCTGTCCGGCAACAGGAACTCCCGAACCTGGAGGATTATTCTGGTACGAAACCCTGGACTTCTTAAAACGGGTATTCGAGGAGAAAAATGTGGTGGGCTTTGATATTGTAGAGCTATGTCCCTTGCCAGAGGACAAGTCGTCGAACTTTTTAGCCGCCAAACTCTACTACAAAATGCTGTCGTATAAATTCATGGGTACTGATATAGACGAAGAATACGACAATACCTTTGATTCGAGTGGATCGGGGAAAACCAATTCAAAATTTGAAGATGACGATGAGTACTAA
- a CDS encoding arginine decarboxylase — protein sequence MNTKYIDLIDQSFYFPQEEFKTVDDQLQFHGIDLMQLVEQYGAPLKFTYLPKISDNINRAKVWFSKAMQKHDYKGSYNYCYCTKSSHFKHVLHEALKNDIHIETSSAFDIEIVERLKKEGKISKDTYVLCNGFKRDQYVTNIGRLINEGHRNCLPIIDNYEELDLLSEAIDGDFQVGVRIASEEEPKFEFYTSRLGIGYKNIVPFYEDQIKNNDKVELKMLHFFINTGIRDNAYYWNELVKCLKVYTRLKKVCPTLDSLNIGGGFPIKNSLGFEYDYEYMVDEIVNQINITCQEAEVSVPHIFTEFGSFTVGESGGAIYQVLYQKQQNDREKWNMINSSFITTLPDTWAISKRFIMLPINRWQDEYERVLLGGLTCDSDDYYNSEQHANAIYLPRFKKDKPLYIGFFNTGAYQDTIGGYGGLQHCLIPQPKQLLIDRDKDGNLITSVFNEQQTAVDMLKILGYDNH from the coding sequence ATGAATACAAAATACATAGACCTTATTGATCAATCGTTCTATTTTCCTCAGGAAGAATTCAAAACGGTTGACGATCAACTTCAATTTCACGGAATCGATCTGATGCAACTGGTAGAGCAGTATGGAGCTCCCCTAAAGTTCACTTACTTACCCAAGATCAGCGATAATATCAATCGGGCCAAAGTGTGGTTTTCCAAGGCCATGCAAAAGCATGATTACAAGGGCTCCTACAACTATTGCTACTGCACCAAAAGCTCTCATTTCAAGCACGTACTGCATGAAGCGCTTAAGAACGATATTCACATAGAAACCAGTTCAGCTTTTGATATTGAGATTGTAGAACGCCTGAAAAAGGAAGGAAAGATTTCCAAAGACACTTATGTGCTCTGTAATGGCTTCAAACGGGATCAATACGTCACCAATATTGGCCGTTTGATTAATGAGGGACATCGAAACTGCCTGCCTATAATTGATAATTATGAAGAATTGGATCTGCTTTCAGAGGCGATCGATGGTGACTTCCAGGTGGGCGTACGTATTGCATCCGAAGAGGAGCCAAAATTTGAGTTCTATACCTCGCGCCTTGGAATCGGATACAAGAATATTGTTCCTTTTTACGAAGATCAGATCAAGAACAATGATAAGGTGGAGCTTAAAATGCTACACTTCTTTATCAATACCGGAATTCGCGACAATGCCTATTACTGGAACGAACTGGTCAAGTGTCTAAAAGTGTATACCCGTCTCAAGAAGGTATGTCCAACACTTGACAGTTTGAACATTGGAGGAGGTTTTCCCATTAAGAACTCGCTCGGTTTTGAATACGACTACGAATACATGGTCGATGAGATCGTCAACCAGATCAACATAACCTGTCAGGAAGCTGAAGTATCCGTGCCTCATATTTTTACTGAGTTTGGGAGCTTTACGGTGGGCGAAAGCGGAGGAGCGATCTATCAGGTGCTCTATCAAAAGCAACAAAATGACCGGGAGAAATGGAACATGATCAACTCTTCCTTCATTACCACACTTCCCGATACCTGGGCGATCAGCAAACGCTTCATCATGTTGCCCATCAACCGCTGGCAGGATGAATACGAACGGGTACTTTTAGGCGGACTTACCTGTGATAGCGACGACTATTACAACAGTGAACAACATGCCAACGCCATTTACCTGCCTCGCTTTAAAAAAGACAAACCATTATATATAGGATTTTTCAATACCGGTGCCTATCAGGATACCATTGGCGGTTACGGTGGATTGCAGCATTGCCTGATACCGCAGCCCAAACAATTGTTGATCGATCGCGATAAAGATGGAAATTTAATAACTTCGGTTTTTAACGAGCAGCAAACCGCTGTGGATATGCTTAAAATTCTTGGATATGACAACCACTAA